A genome region from Candidatus Binatia bacterium includes the following:
- the lipA gene encoding lipoyl synthase produces MDAQTQRLPPWVIGQHRRLSEADDLKRRLRKGRLVTVCEEARCPNIGECFSAGTATFMLLGGNCTRRCSFCSVATGRGAAPDPFEPVRVADTAAALGLRYVVLTQVARDDLDDEGAGHFARTIEELRARIDGVEVEVLTSDFNGRSELVETVMRAAPDVFGHNIETVRRLTPEVRGRARYERSLDVLRLAHQIASGKGRGAVKSGIMVGFGETREEIVESLADLRRAGCDLVTIGQYLRPTREQRPVARYYEPAEFDDLASVARSLGFAEVSAGPLVRSSYRADRLHAAMAEGSPPAAPAVEAAELPG; encoded by the coding sequence GTGGACGCGCAGACGCAACGGCTGCCCCCGTGGGTGATCGGCCAGCACCGCCGGCTGTCGGAGGCCGACGATCTCAAGCGGCGCCTTCGAAAGGGCCGGCTGGTCACCGTCTGCGAAGAAGCGCGCTGCCCGAACATCGGCGAGTGCTTCTCGGCCGGCACGGCGACGTTCATGCTGCTCGGCGGCAACTGCACGCGGCGCTGCTCGTTCTGCTCGGTTGCGACCGGACGCGGCGCGGCGCCCGATCCCTTCGAACCGGTGCGCGTCGCGGACACCGCCGCCGCGCTCGGCCTTCGGTACGTCGTCCTTACCCAGGTCGCGCGCGACGATCTCGACGATGAGGGCGCCGGCCATTTCGCGCGAACGATCGAAGAGCTGCGCGCAAGAATCGACGGCGTCGAGGTCGAGGTGCTCACGTCGGATTTCAATGGTCGCAGCGAGCTCGTCGAGACGGTGATGCGTGCCGCTCCCGATGTCTTCGGGCACAACATCGAAACCGTGCGACGCCTTACGCCCGAGGTGCGCGGCCGCGCCCGCTACGAGCGCTCGCTCGACGTGCTGCGCCTCGCGCACCAGATCGCATCGGGAAAGGGACGTGGCGCCGTCAAATCCGGAATCATGGTCGGCTTCGGCGAAACCCGCGAGGAAATCGTCGAGTCGCTTGCCGACCTGCGCCGCGCCGGCTGCGACCTGGTGACGATCGGCCAGTACCTGCGGCCGACCCGCGAGCAGCGTCCTGTTGCGCGTTACTACGAGCCCGCCGAGTTCGACGACCTGGCATCGGTCGCACGAAGCCTCGGTTTTGCCGAAGTGTCCGCGGGGCCGCTGGTGCGATCGTCGTACCGCGCCGACCGGCTTCACGCGGCGATGGCCGAAGGCTCGCCGCCGGCCGCGCCGGCTGTGGAAGCGGCGGAACTTCCGGGATAG